Proteins from a genomic interval of Fusarium oxysporum Fo47 chromosome I, complete sequence:
- a CDS encoding Sec61beta family-domain-containing protein yields the protein MSSPRPSSPVNGGAAASGANIGRPSSPAIPGGPRTAIRRRAAADQKEKIANARPSSTRAAGAGGSSSTMLRLYTDESPGLKVDPVVVLVLSLVFIFSVVALHIIAKITRKFSS from the exons atg TCTTCtcctcgcccttcttctcccgTCAACGGCGGCGCTGCTGCCAGCGGTGCTAACATCGGCCGTCCCTCATCCCCTGCTATTCCTGGTGGTCCCCGTACTGCTATCCGACGACGCGCTGCTGCCGaccagaaggagaagattgcCAATGCTCGACCAAGCAGCACTCGCGCCGCTGGCGCCGGTGGTTCCAGCAGCACCATGCTGC GACTTTACACCGATGAGTCTCCCGGTCTGAAGGTCGACCCCGTTGTCGTTCTCGTTCTATCCcttgtcttcatcttcagcgtCGTTGCTCTTCACA TTATCGCCAAGATTACCCGAAAGTTCTCCAGCTAA
- a CDS encoding HAD-like domain-containing protein, whose translation MSDKLQSNPNDEIQPQANSADAEMSNKVQLSSEGGASSKKGRGLLKVPSRSSSQRNQSSPTSTGLSGATVSDPRNSIGSRSKDSKGSLRARRRNGSTSSNRTGGETEPTNTAANTQPNSPVAPVQKKKSRGGLLAFLGCCGTPEGPAGNEDNNENVHKLDVLPPRPTSARSRTNTPQEQPRPASQREPQATVSAPEPKDEATSSGSANNEATATEQANRESKQSIPPAVTVEPPKPTPTEEEPKVADKTGNDGDVNMQDAATEEPEEAPLAPAVEAPAQRTIPPPPPPPGPGPAVVAPSQFTDAGPSAPEPQKWLLPPIAPEHKGRKCLVLDLDETLVHSSFKILHQADFTIPVEIEGNYHNVYVIKRPGVDEFMKRVGELYEVVVFTASVSKYGDPLLDQLDIHKVVHHRLFRESCYNHQGNYVKDLSQVGRDLKDTIIIDNSPTSYIFHPQHAVPISSWFSDAHDNELLDLIPVLEDLAGPNVADVSLVLDVTL comes from the exons ATCTTCAGAAGGGGGAGCGAGCTCCAAGAAAGGTCGTGGTCTCCTTAAGGTCccatcaagatcatcatcacagcGGAACCAATCGTCACCAACATCTACGGGGTTGAGTGGGGCTACAGTCAGCGACCCCCGGAACAGCATCGGCAGTCGATCGAAAGACTCCAAAGGTAGCCTCCGTGCGCGACGACGGAACGGAAGCACTTCAAGCAACAGGACAGGCGGCGAGACTGAACCCACAAACACTGCTGCAAACACTCAGCCAAACTCTCCTGTCGCCCCCgtccagaagaagaagagccgTGGTGGCCTGTTGGCTTTTCTTGGATGTTGTGGTACCCCCGAGGGCCCAGCTGGAAACGAGGATAACAACGAAAACGTGCACAAGCTTGACGTCCTACCTCCGCGCCCAACTTCCGCAAGGTCACGAACCAACACTCCCCAGGAACAGCCCAGACCAGCCTCCCAGAGAGAACCTCAAGCAACCGTATCCGCACCGGAGCCAAAGGACGAGGCTACCTCGTCAGGCTCAGCCAACAACGAAGCCACAGCGACAGAGCAAGCCAACAGGGAATCGAAGCAATCGATTCCTCCTGCAGTGACAGTGGAGCCCCCCAAGCCGACACCCACAGAAGAGGAGCCAAAGGTCGCAGACAAGACGGGTAATGACGGTGATGTGAACATGCAAGATGCTGCCACTgaagagccagaagaggcACCATTGGCCCCTGCAGTCGAAGCCCCAGCTCAAAGGACGATACCACCTCCTCCCCCACCCCCAGGTCCTGGTCCGGCTGTCGTGGCACCCAGCCAATTCACAGACGCTGGCCCATCAGCACCCGAGCCGCAGAAGTGGTTATTGCCCCCCATTGCCCCGGAGCACAAGGGTCGAAAGTGTCTTgttctcgacctcgacgaAACTCTTGTCCACAGTTCTTTCAAG ATCTTACATCAGGCCGATTTCACGATCCCTGTCGAGATTGAGGGCAACTACCACAATGTCTACGTGATCAAGCGACCCGGCGTCGACGAATTCATGAAGCGAGTCGGTGAGCTCTACGAAGTTGTTGTCTTTACAGCATCTGTTTCTAAG TATGGAGATCCGTTATTGGACCAGCTCGACATTCACAAGGTCGTTCATCATAGACTATTCCGCGAGAGTTGCTACAACCATCAAGGAAACTATGTCAAGGACCTGTCCCAAGTTGGACGTGACCTGAAGGATACCATCATCATTGATAATTCGCCCACCTCATACATCTTCCACCCACAGCACGCCGTCCCCATCAGCAGTTGGTTCTCTGATGCGCACGACAACGAGCTACTAGACCTGATACCCGTTCTCGAAGACTTGGCAGGGCCCAACGTGGCCGATGTCAGCCTTGTCCTCGACGTCACTCTCTGA